In a genomic window of Nodosilinea sp. E11:
- the pflB gene encoding formate C-acetyltransferase, producing the protein MTMIAENVPLLNKLDNDSKAIPHSSKAQNSFAGGIWQTTIDVRDFIQRHYTPYTGDGTFLAAVTPRTESLWAKVKDLMAIEREKGVLDADTAVASGITSHAPGYIDRDLEQIVGLQTDQPLKRAIMPFGGIRVVEAGLNAYGYELDPGTKETFTRYRKTHNDGVFDAYTAEMRRCRKSGIITGLPDAYGRGRIIGDYRRVALYGCDRLIADKQAQKTSLELDTLDEATIRLREELSDQIKALQELKDLGTAYGLDLARPAVTAQEAVQWLYMGYLGAVKEQNGAAMSLGRVSTFLDIYFERDLQAGRLTEVEAQEIIDHFVMKLRLVRFLRTPDYNQLFSGDPTWVTECIGGMGVDGRPLVTKTSFRILHTLINLGPAPEPNLTVLWSERLPEAFKHYCAEVSIQTSSIQYENDDLMRPYWGDDYGIACCVSAMRIGKQMQFFGARVNMAKCLLYAINGGKDEHSGGQIAPAYAPITGDVLDYAEVWPRFVQMMAWLAKTYANTMNVIHYMHDKYCYERLEMALHDRDVLRTMAYGMAGLSVVADSLSAIQHARVRVVRDERGLAVDYIVDGDFPKYGNNDDRVDAIAVQLVQTFMAELRKHQTYRNAVPTQSILTITSNVVYGKKTGNTPDGRRDGEPFAPGANPMHGRDTNGAIASLASVAKLPYADAQDGISNTFSIVPGALGRTEGDRISNLAALLDGYVRDGGFHLNVNVFNRETLLDAMDHPELYPQLTIRVSGYAVNFIKLTREQQLDVINRTFHERC; encoded by the coding sequence ATGACAATGATTGCCGAAAATGTGCCCCTCCTAAACAAGCTTGATAACGACAGTAAAGCCATCCCCCACAGCTCCAAGGCCCAAAACAGCTTTGCAGGCGGGATCTGGCAGACCACCATCGACGTGCGCGACTTTATTCAGCGCCACTACACCCCCTACACCGGGGACGGTACTTTTCTGGCAGCCGTTACCCCCCGCACCGAGAGCCTCTGGGCCAAGGTCAAAGACCTGATGGCGATCGAGCGCGAAAAGGGCGTGCTCGATGCCGATACCGCCGTGGCCTCAGGCATTACCAGCCACGCCCCCGGCTACATCGATCGCGATCTAGAACAGATCGTCGGCCTGCAAACCGATCAGCCGCTGAAGCGCGCCATCATGCCCTTCGGCGGCATTCGCGTGGTAGAGGCGGGGCTGAACGCCTATGGGTACGAGCTAGACCCAGGCACCAAAGAAACCTTTACCCGCTACCGCAAGACCCACAACGACGGCGTATTCGACGCCTACACCGCCGAAATGCGCCGCTGCCGCAAGTCGGGCATTATTACGGGCTTGCCCGATGCCTACGGACGGGGGCGGATCATCGGCGACTACCGACGGGTGGCACTGTACGGATGCGATCGCCTGATCGCCGACAAGCAGGCCCAAAAGACCAGCCTCGAACTCGACACCCTCGACGAGGCCACCATTCGCCTACGCGAAGAACTCTCCGACCAGATCAAAGCCCTGCAAGAGCTAAAAGATCTGGGCACCGCCTACGGCCTCGACCTGGCCCGCCCCGCCGTCACCGCTCAAGAAGCAGTGCAGTGGCTCTACATGGGCTACCTGGGGGCAGTCAAAGAGCAGAACGGCGCGGCCATGTCCCTGGGGCGGGTGTCCACCTTCCTCGACATCTACTTCGAGCGGGATCTCCAGGCTGGGCGACTCACCGAAGTCGAAGCCCAGGAAATCATCGACCACTTTGTCATGAAGCTGCGCCTGGTGCGGTTTTTGCGTACCCCCGACTACAACCAATTGTTCAGCGGCGACCCCACCTGGGTGACCGAGTGCATTGGCGGCATGGGCGTCGATGGTCGGCCCCTGGTGACTAAGACCAGCTTCCGCATTCTGCACACCCTGATCAACCTCGGCCCCGCCCCCGAGCCCAACCTGACGGTGCTCTGGTCGGAGCGGCTGCCCGAAGCCTTTAAGCACTACTGCGCCGAGGTGTCGATCCAAACCAGCTCGATTCAGTACGAGAACGACGACCTGATGCGGCCCTACTGGGGCGACGACTACGGCATCGCCTGCTGCGTCTCCGCCATGCGGATCGGCAAGCAGATGCAGTTCTTTGGGGCGCGGGTGAATATGGCCAAGTGCCTGCTCTACGCCATCAACGGCGGCAAAGACGAGCACTCCGGCGGCCAGATCGCCCCGGCCTACGCCCCGATTACCGGCGATGTGCTCGACTACGCCGAGGTGTGGCCCCGCTTTGTGCAAATGATGGCCTGGCTGGCAAAAACCTACGCCAACACCATGAACGTGATCCACTACATGCACGACAAGTACTGCTACGAGCGGCTGGAGATGGCCCTCCACGATCGCGACGTGCTGCGTACCATGGCCTACGGCATGGCGGGCCTGTCGGTGGTGGCCGATAGCCTGTCGGCGATCCAGCACGCCCGTGTGCGGGTGGTGCGCGATGAGCGGGGCCTGGCGGTGGACTACATCGTCGATGGCGACTTTCCCAAGTACGGCAACAACGATGACCGGGTAGATGCGATCGCCGTCCAACTCGTCCAAACCTTCATGGCCGAACTGCGCAAGCACCAGACCTACCGCAACGCCGTGCCCACCCAGTCGATCCTCACGATCACCTCCAACGTGGTCTACGGCAAGAAGACCGGGAATACCCCCGACGGTCGCCGGGACGGTGAGCCCTTTGCCCCAGGGGCCAACCCCATGCACGGCAGGGATACGAATGGGGCGATCGCCTCGTTGGCCTCGGTAGCCAAGCTGCCCTACGCCGACGCTCAGGATGGGATTTCCAACACCTTCTCCATTGTGCCGGGGGCGCTGGGGAGAACCGAGGGCGATCGCATCAGCAACCTAGCCGCCCTGCTCGATGGTTACGTGCGCGACGGTGGCTTCCACCTCAATGTCAACGTGTTTAACCGCGAGACCTTGCTCGATGCCATGGATCACCCCGAGCTATACCCGCAGCTCACCATCCGGGTCTCGGGCTACGCGGTGAACTTCATCAAACTCACCCGAGAACAGCAGCTCGATGTGATCAACCGCACCTTCCACGAACGCTGCTAA
- the pflA gene encoding pyruvate formate-lyase-activating protein, with protein sequence MSPPLPTRTQTGRIHSIETCGTVDGPGIRFVVFTQGCPLRCLYCHNPDCQEIHGGTVMTVDEIMTQIEHTKNYLRNGGVTVSGGEPLMQPEFVAEIFRRCHELGLHTALDTSGYVQLESAKPVLENTDLVLLDIKSYNSDLFHKVTSVSIEPTLNFARYLADINQPTWIRFVLVPGLTDPEENVVGLAEFVGTLDNVERVEVLPFHKLGEYKWQQLGLPYILGDIQPPTPALVEHVIHIFRAQGLTAV encoded by the coding sequence ATGTCCCCCCCCCTCCCCACCCGCACCCAAACGGGCCGCATCCACTCCATCGAAACCTGCGGCACCGTCGATGGCCCCGGCATTCGCTTTGTGGTGTTTACCCAGGGCTGCCCCCTGCGCTGCCTCTACTGCCACAACCCCGACTGCCAGGAGATCCACGGCGGCACGGTGATGACGGTGGATGAGATCATGACCCAAATCGAACACACCAAAAACTACCTGCGTAACGGCGGTGTCACCGTCAGCGGCGGCGAACCGCTAATGCAACCCGAGTTTGTTGCCGAAATCTTTCGCCGCTGCCACGAACTGGGGTTGCACACGGCCTTAGACACCTCCGGTTATGTACAGCTTGAATCGGCAAAACCCGTATTAGAAAATACCGATTTAGTTTTATTAGATATCAAATCTTACAATTCTGACCTATTTCACAAAGTCACCAGCGTTTCTATCGAACCTACGCTAAATTTTGCGCGTTATTTAGCAGACATTAACCAGCCCACCTGGATACGGTTTGTGTTGGTTCCTGGCCTCACTGATCCTGAAGAAAATGTGGTGGGTTTGGCCGAATTTGTGGGCACCCTAGATAATGTTGAAAGGGTCGAAGTTTTGCCCTTTCACAAGCTGGGAGAATACAAATGGCAACAATTGGGTTTGCCCTATATCTTGGGCGATATTCAACCCCCTACCCCCGCACTGGTTGAGCATGTTATTCATATATTTCGTGCCCAGGGCTTAACGGCTGTTTAA
- the adhE gene encoding bifunctional acetaldehyde-CoA/alcohol dehydrogenase, whose protein sequence is MSVTNLTELEALIQQVKAAQAQYATFTQEQVDHIFRAAALAANAQRIPLAKMAVAETGMGVVEDKVIKNHFASEYIYNKYKHEKTCGTLEKDEGFGIEKIAEPVGILAGVVPTTNPTSTALFKALIALKTRNAIIFSPHPRAKQCSIAAAKVVRDAAEAAGAPAGLIGWIDEPTVDLSQALMQHPDIKLILATGGPGMVKAAYSSGNPSLGVGAGNTPAVIDASADLPMAVSSILISKTFDNGMICASEQSVVVVDAIYAQAKAEFLARGAYVMDAEEAEAVRRIILKDGRLNAGIVGQSVEAIAALAGFTVPEGAKVLMGEVSEVGAGEPFSYEKLCPILGFYRAKDFHAAVETAAALVQFGGKGHTSVLYTNPANLDDIAYFENAIQTSRVLINTPSSQGAIGDLYNFKLDPSLTLGCGTWGGNSVSENVGPHHLLNIKTVTQRRENMLWFRVPPKIYFKSGCLPVALRELAGKKRAFLITDKPLFDLGMLHQITQVLDEVGVEWDVFHDVEPDPTLTNVNQGLERLRRFEPDVLIAIGGGSPMDAAKVMWLMYEQPQIEFEGLAMRFMDIRKRVYELPALGQKAQLICIPTTSGTGSEVTPFAVVTDDRVGIKYPLADYALTPNVAIVDPALTLHMPRSLTAFGGIDALTHALESYVSIMASDFTDGLALQAIKLLMEYLPRAYKNGAADPEAREKVHYAATIAGMAFANAFLGVCHSLAHKLGSTFHVPHGLANALMISHVIRYNATDAPFKQAIFPQYRFPNAKHRYAEIADHLGLGGITDDEKVTRLVDAIEDLKQQVEIPLTIRETLNASEQDFYDHLELMSEQAFDDQCTGANPRYPLIRDMKELYTLAYGGCRVDATLYHQPDLAPELTTV, encoded by the coding sequence ATGTCCGTAACCAATCTGACTGAACTCGAAGCCCTGATTCAACAGGTCAAAGCCGCCCAGGCGCAGTACGCCACCTTTACCCAAGAACAGGTCGATCACATCTTTCGTGCCGCTGCGCTGGCCGCCAATGCCCAGCGCATTCCCCTGGCCAAAATGGCCGTGGCCGAAACGGGCATGGGCGTGGTCGAAGACAAGGTAATTAAAAATCACTTCGCTTCAGAATATATCTACAACAAGTACAAGCACGAAAAGACCTGCGGCACCCTCGAAAAAGATGAGGGTTTTGGGATTGAAAAAATTGCCGAACCCGTGGGCATTTTGGCGGGGGTTGTGCCCACCACCAACCCCACTTCGACCGCTTTATTCAAAGCGCTGATCGCCCTTAAAACCCGCAATGCGATCATCTTTTCCCCCCACCCCAGGGCCAAGCAGTGCAGCATTGCCGCCGCCAAGGTTGTGCGCGATGCGGCTGAGGCTGCCGGTGCCCCCGCCGGGCTGATCGGCTGGATTGACGAACCCACCGTGGATCTCTCCCAAGCGCTGATGCAGCACCCCGATATCAAGCTAATTCTCGCCACGGGTGGCCCCGGCATGGTGAAGGCGGCCTACTCCTCGGGCAACCCCTCCTTGGGGGTGGGGGCGGGCAACACCCCAGCGGTGATCGATGCTAGCGCCGACTTGCCCATGGCGGTCAGCTCCATTTTGATCAGCAAGACCTTCGACAACGGCATGATCTGCGCCTCAGAGCAGTCGGTCGTCGTGGTTGATGCCATCTACGCGCAGGCCAAGGCCGAATTTTTGGCCCGAGGGGCCTACGTCATGGATGCCGAAGAAGCCGAGGCGGTGCGGCGGATCATTCTTAAGGATGGGCGGCTGAATGCGGGCATTGTCGGCCAGTCGGTGGAGGCGATCGCCGCCCTGGCGGGGTTCACCGTGCCCGAGGGGGCCAAGGTGCTGATGGGTGAGGTGAGCGAGGTGGGTGCGGGCGAACCCTTTTCCTACGAAAAGCTGTGCCCGATTTTGGGCTTTTACCGCGCCAAGGACTTCCATGCTGCGGTAGAGACGGCGGCGGCGCTGGTGCAGTTTGGCGGCAAGGGCCACACCTCGGTGCTCTACACCAACCCTGCCAACCTCGACGACATTGCCTACTTTGAGAACGCCATCCAGACCTCACGGGTGTTGATCAATACGCCCTCGTCCCAGGGGGCGATCGGTGACCTGTACAACTTTAAGCTCGACCCCTCGCTGACCCTGGGCTGCGGCACCTGGGGCGGCAACTCGGTGTCTGAGAATGTCGGCCCCCACCATCTGCTCAACATCAAGACCGTCACCCAGCGGCGAGAGAATATGCTGTGGTTCCGGGTGCCGCCGAAGATCTACTTCAAGTCGGGCTGTCTGCCCGTGGCTCTGCGGGAGCTGGCAGGGAAAAAACGGGCCTTTTTGATTACCGACAAACCGCTGTTTGACCTGGGTATGCTGCACCAAATCACCCAGGTGCTCGACGAAGTGGGCGTAGAGTGGGATGTGTTTCACGATGTGGAGCCCGACCCCACCCTAACTAATGTGAACCAGGGCCTGGAGCGGCTGCGGCGGTTTGAGCCCGATGTGCTGATTGCCATCGGCGGCGGCTCTCCCATGGATGCCGCCAAGGTGATGTGGCTGATGTACGAACAGCCCCAGATCGAGTTTGAGGGGCTGGCGATGCGGTTTATGGATATCCGCAAGCGGGTCTACGAGCTGCCCGCCCTGGGCCAGAAGGCGCAGCTGATCTGCATTCCCACCACCTCGGGAACGGGCTCGGAGGTCACCCCCTTTGCGGTGGTTACCGACGATCGCGTCGGCATTAAGTACCCCCTGGCGGACTACGCCCTGACGCCCAATGTGGCCATTGTTGACCCAGCCCTGACCCTGCACATGCCCCGCAGCCTCACCGCCTTTGGCGGCATCGACGCCCTCACCCACGCCCTGGAGTCCTACGTGTCGATTATGGCCAGCGACTTTACCGACGGGCTGGCGCTGCAAGCGATCAAGCTGCTGATGGAGTACCTGCCTCGGGCCTACAAAAACGGCGCGGCAGACCCCGAAGCGCGGGAAAAAGTCCACTACGCCGCCACGATCGCTGGGATGGCCTTTGCCAACGCCTTCCTGGGCGTGTGCCACTCCCTAGCCCACAAGCTGGGGTCCACGTTCCACGTGCCCCACGGCCTAGCCAACGCCCTGATGATCAGTCACGTGATCCGCTACAACGCCACCGATGCGCCCTTTAAGCAGGCGATCTTCCCGCAGTATCGGTTCCCCAATGCCAAGCATCGCTACGCGGAAATTGCCGACCACCTGGGTCTGGGGGGCATTACCGACGATGAGAAGGTGACGCGGCTGGTGGATGCGATCGAGGATCTAAAGCAGCAGGTGGAGATTCCCCTCACCATTCGCGAAACCCTGAATGCGTCGGAGCAGGATTTCTACGATCACCTGGAGCTGATGTCTGAGCAGGCTTTTGACGACCAGTGCACCGGGGCCAACCCCCGCTACCCGCTGATCCGCGACATGAAGGAGCTGTACACCCTGGCCTACGGCGGCTGCCGGGTCGATGCCACCCTGTACCACCAACCCGACCTGGCCCCTGAGCTGACGACGGTGTAG
- a CDS encoding bifunctional acetate--CoA ligase family protein/GNAT family N-acetyltransferase: protein MLTCPDPVMDLWKTGIHPLDPIFAPRSVAVVGATERPGSVGRTVLWNLISHPFGGTVYPINPKRHNVLGIQAYDRIASLPEVPDLAIIAIPAPGVPAVVQECVNRGVKGAIILSAGFKEIGPAGIELERQIQAIAQGRLRLIGPNCLGIQNPLTGLNATFASQMAGRGNVGFISQSGALCTSILDWSLRENVGFSAFISLGSMLDVGWGDLIDYLGDDPHTHSIVIYMESIGDARAFLSAAREVALSKPIIVIKAGRTQAAAQAAASHTGSLTGSDAVLDAAFRRCGVLRVDRIEELFDAAEVLAKQPRPRGPRLSMITNAGGPGVLATDALIQAGGTLADLSASSLESLNQTLPSHWSHSNPIDILGDAEPDRFAQALKATLADPESDGCLVVLTPQSMTDPTQTAQAVVDTWQTSGSTRPLLASWMGGREVDDGEAILNQAGVPTYRYPDQAARLFGLLWRHSYALKGLYETPALTHNHGIDRATVATLLHKAKAAGQTMLAEADSKALLAAYGIPVVPTQIATTGTAAIAAADSLGYPVVLKLYSHTLTHKTDVGGVQLNLDSSHAVARAFDRIATSVTEKAGAEHFQGVTVQPMIRVDGYELILGSSQDPQFGPVLLFGSGGQLVEVFQDSAIALPPLNSTLARRLMEQTLIYKALQGVRGRAAVDLDALEQILVRFSQLVAEQPDIEAIDINPLLASPNGLLALDARVILRSPNSPSIPLAIRPYPTQYIWPWRDGITIRPIRPEDEPLIIDFHHGVSDHSAYLRYFHAMKYSTRVAHDRLTRICFNDYDREIALVAEVVNPEPKILAVARLTQKHGLPEAEFAMLVADPHQRQGIGTALLSRLVDVARAEQLHRITGEILAENDGMQHLCRRIGFQLKPTAEPGIISATLELPVER, encoded by the coding sequence ATGCTGACCTGCCCCGATCCGGTGATGGATCTTTGGAAGACTGGGATTCATCCCCTCGATCCGATCTTTGCCCCCCGGTCTGTAGCGGTGGTCGGCGCGACTGAGCGCCCTGGCAGCGTGGGTCGTACAGTGCTGTGGAACTTAATCAGCCATCCCTTTGGCGGCACGGTCTACCCGATCAACCCCAAACGGCACAATGTGTTGGGTATTCAGGCATACGATCGCATCGCCTCTCTCCCCGAAGTGCCCGATCTGGCAATTATTGCTATCCCTGCCCCTGGGGTGCCTGCGGTAGTGCAGGAATGTGTCAATAGGGGAGTGAAGGGGGCAATTATTCTCTCGGCAGGGTTTAAGGAAATTGGCCCAGCGGGAATTGAGCTAGAGCGACAGATTCAGGCGATCGCCCAGGGACGCCTGCGGCTGATTGGCCCCAACTGCTTGGGCATTCAAAATCCGCTCACCGGGCTAAATGCCACCTTCGCCAGTCAAATGGCCGGGCGGGGCAATGTGGGCTTTATTAGCCAGAGTGGGGCCTTGTGCACCTCCATTCTCGACTGGAGCCTGCGGGAGAATGTGGGCTTTAGCGCCTTTATCTCCCTGGGCTCGATGCTCGATGTGGGCTGGGGCGATCTGATCGACTACCTGGGCGACGACCCCCACACCCACAGCATTGTGATCTACATGGAGTCGATTGGCGATGCGCGGGCGTTTCTGTCGGCGGCGCGGGAGGTGGCCCTGAGCAAGCCGATCATTGTGATCAAGGCGGGGCGCACCCAGGCGGCGGCCCAGGCGGCGGCCTCCCACACCGGGTCTTTGACCGGCAGTGACGCCGTGCTGGATGCGGCCTTTCGCCGCTGCGGCGTGCTGCGGGTTGATCGCATCGAAGAACTGTTTGATGCCGCCGAGGTGCTGGCCAAGCAGCCTCGCCCGCGTGGGCCGCGCCTGAGCATGATCACCAATGCCGGTGGCCCCGGCGTGCTGGCTACCGATGCCCTCATTCAGGCCGGGGGTACCTTGGCAGATCTGTCGGCTTCCAGTCTAGAGAGCCTAAACCAGACCCTACCCAGCCACTGGAGCCACAGCAACCCCATCGATATTCTGGGCGATGCCGAGCCCGATCGCTTTGCCCAGGCGCTCAAGGCCACCCTCGCCGATCCAGAAAGTGACGGCTGCCTGGTGGTGCTGACCCCCCAGTCGATGACTGACCCCACCCAGACCGCCCAAGCGGTGGTCGATACCTGGCAAACCAGCGGCTCGACCCGGCCTCTGCTGGCTAGTTGGATGGGCGGGCGGGAAGTCGACGATGGCGAGGCCATCTTAAACCAGGCGGGTGTTCCCACCTATCGCTACCCTGACCAGGCGGCGCGGCTGTTTGGGCTGCTGTGGCGGCACAGCTATGCCCTGAAGGGTCTCTACGAAACGCCGGCCCTCACCCACAACCACGGCATCGATCGCGCCACTGTCGCCACCCTTCTGCATAAGGCTAAAGCGGCTGGGCAGACAATGCTTGCCGAGGCCGACTCGAAGGCGCTGCTGGCGGCCTACGGCATACCGGTAGTGCCCACCCAGATTGCGACGACGGGGACGGCGGCGATCGCCGCTGCCGACAGCCTGGGTTACCCCGTGGTGCTCAAACTCTACAGCCACACCCTCACCCACAAAACCGATGTCGGCGGCGTGCAGCTCAACCTCGACAGCAGCCATGCCGTGGCCCGCGCCTTCGATCGCATTGCCACTAGCGTCACCGAAAAGGCCGGTGCCGAGCATTTCCAGGGGGTCACCGTGCAGCCGATGATCCGCGTCGATGGCTACGAGCTGATTTTGGGCAGCAGCCAAGACCCGCAGTTTGGCCCGGTGCTGCTGTTTGGCAGCGGTGGCCAGCTCGTGGAGGTGTTTCAAGACAGCGCGATCGCCCTGCCCCCCCTCAACAGCACCCTGGCCCGTCGCCTGATGGAGCAAACCCTGATCTACAAAGCTCTCCAGGGGGTGCGAGGCCGAGCGGCGGTCGATCTAGATGCCCTAGAGCAAATTTTGGTGCGCTTTAGCCAGCTAGTGGCCGAGCAGCCCGACATTGAGGCGATCGACATTAACCCACTACTGGCCTCACCCAATGGTCTGCTGGCGCTGGATGCGCGGGTGATTTTGCGATCGCCCAACTCACCTTCTATTCCCCTCGCCATTCGCCCCTACCCCACCCAATACATCTGGCCCTGGCGCGACGGCATCACCATTCGCCCCATTCGCCCCGAAGATGAACCGCTCATCATCGACTTTCACCACGGTGTATCTGACCACAGCGCCTACCTGCGCTACTTCCACGCGATGAAATACAGCACCCGAGTGGCCCACGATCGCCTTACCCGCATCTGCTTTAACGACTACGATCGCGAAATTGCCCTGGTGGCCGAAGTGGTCAACCCCGAGCCCAAAATTCTAGCGGTGGCCCGTCTCACCCAAAAGCACGGCCTGCCCGAGGCCGAGTTTGCCATGCTCGTCGCCGACCCCCACCAGCGTCAGGGCATTGGCACCGCACTGCTCAGCCGCTTAGTCGATGTCGCCCGCGCTGAGCAACTGCACCGCATCACAGGCGAGATTTTGGCCGAGAATGACGGCATGCAGCACCTCTGTAGGCGCATTGGGTTTCAGCTTAAGCCCACGGCAGAACCCGGCATCATATCGGCCACCCTCGAACTCCCAGTAGAGAGATAA
- a CDS encoding DUF1206 domain-containing protein: MNSSGLSRQQPKKWIERLARFGYAAKGIVYMLVGILAFQAAINWGGRATSTEGAFLTIATQPFGKILLLLIVAGLASYVIWQLVQAAFDPEHDDSGFSTISRRIAYATGGFVYGSLALFALRVVFNQPTNGSDSSGQQAATLLSQPFGQWLVGAMGASFVAYGFFYFYRAYSTDFRRHLKLFEMSAKEEMWSTRIGRFGLTAKGVVSVIIGYFFIQAALAADPSQAKNTEGALQTIQQQPYGGWLMGLVALGLVAYGIHMGFQARYRRISP, from the coding sequence ATGAACTCCTCCGGATTGTCTCGACAGCAGCCCAAAAAGTGGATCGAGCGGTTGGCTCGCTTTGGCTATGCAGCAAAAGGGATTGTCTACATGCTAGTGGGTATTTTAGCCTTCCAAGCCGCTATTAATTGGGGCGGTAGAGCCACCAGCACCGAGGGCGCTTTTCTCACTATTGCCACCCAACCGTTTGGCAAAATTTTGCTCTTATTAATTGTGGCGGGGTTAGCCAGTTATGTGATTTGGCAACTGGTACAGGCGGCTTTCGACCCAGAGCATGACGATAGCGGATTTAGCACCATTAGCCGTCGCATAGCCTACGCTACCGGCGGTTTTGTCTATGGCAGCCTAGCCCTATTTGCCCTCCGAGTCGTGTTCAATCAGCCGACTAACGGCAGCGACTCTAGTGGGCAGCAAGCGGCTACTCTGCTATCGCAACCCTTTGGTCAGTGGCTGGTGGGGGCCATGGGAGCGTCCTTCGTGGCCTACGGTTTTTTCTATTTTTACAGGGCCTATTCTACTGATTTTCGGCGTCACCTCAAGTTGTTTGAAATGAGCGCCAAAGAAGAAATGTGGTCGACTCGGATTGGCCGCTTTGGGCTGACCGCTAAAGGTGTGGTGTCGGTGATTATTGGGTACTTCTTTATTCAGGCTGCCCTGGCTGCTGACCCTAGCCAGGCCAAAAATACTGAAGGAGCGCTGCAAACCATCCAGCAGCAGCCCTATGGGGGGTGGTTGATGGGGTTAGTCGCCCTAGGCTTAGTCGCCTACGGCATCCATATGGGATTCCAGGCTCGCTACCGGCGCATATCGCCCTAA
- a CDS encoding ABC transporter substrate-binding protein, giving the protein MGACSSGEVSSNGESTASGSNSGKVIRIAIGTQDQVINTAVGGATVRELELLEKHLPTDGKYEGVKYDIQWSSYTSGPPITNKMLANQLDIGLMGDFPAVINLIKFQQEAKDANSVFIGTLAYSPTGAGNAVVVPKDSTATSLADLKGGTISVPFGSAAHGMVLNALTAAGLDPETDVELISQAPEVGGASLRTGQIDAHADFVPFGELFPFRGFAKKIFDGAQTGVPTLHGITVRSDFAEEHPEIVVAYLKAVLEANQMFREDPEGISTQIEGWSGVDKEVVYMFLGPSGLQPLDPTIGDVQISALKNSIATLTSLGRLENPVDPEEVTNWIDESYLLQAMEEMGLAYDEVIATAEAYQITGEDALTGEAITDPKRAAQFWAQGEETVRSFASIANMVKALVELQAEGQAANVMFVHDYNNGWKLFAENSYFVSNGDEVAAFLVEADAQAYAASTGGQMTAFRGLQDLYAARQPMLVGAQR; this is encoded by the coding sequence ATGGGGGCTTGTTCGTCAGGAGAGGTGAGTTCCAACGGTGAGTCTACAGCTTCGGGAAGTAATTCTGGCAAGGTGATTCGCATTGCGATCGGCACCCAAGATCAGGTAATCAATACAGCCGTTGGTGGAGCAACAGTGCGCGAGTTAGAACTGTTGGAAAAGCATTTGCCTACCGATGGCAAGTATGAAGGGGTGAAGTATGACATTCAGTGGTCGAGCTATACCTCTGGCCCGCCCATCACCAATAAAATGCTGGCCAATCAGCTCGATATTGGCCTGATGGGTGATTTTCCAGCCGTGATCAATCTGATCAAATTTCAGCAAGAAGCCAAGGATGCCAACTCAGTTTTTATTGGCACTCTAGCCTATAGCCCAACGGGTGCGGGCAATGCCGTTGTTGTGCCCAAAGATAGCACAGCTACCTCCCTAGCCGACCTAAAAGGTGGCACCATCTCGGTGCCTTTTGGCTCTGCCGCCCACGGCATGGTGCTCAATGCTCTCACCGCCGCTGGCCTCGATCCAGAAACCGATGTAGAGCTGATTAGCCAGGCTCCCGAGGTGGGGGGAGCGAGCTTGCGCACCGGGCAAATTGATGCCCATGCCGATTTTGTCCCCTTTGGTGAACTGTTCCCTTTTCGCGGCTTTGCTAAGAAAATTTTTGATGGTGCTCAAACCGGTGTGCCGACACTCCACGGCATTACGGTACGCTCTGATTTCGCGGAAGAACATCCAGAAATTGTTGTGGCCTATTTGAAGGCGGTGCTAGAAGCTAATCAAATGTTTAGGGAAGATCCCGAGGGAATTTCTACTCAAATCGAAGGGTGGTCTGGGGTCGATAAAGAAGTGGTGTATATGTTTTTAGGCCCCTCTGGCCTACAGCCCCTCGACCCCACCATTGGAGATGTGCAAATTAGCGCGTTGAAAAACAGCATTGCCACTCTAACCAGCCTAGGCCGCCTTGAAAACCCCGTTGACCCTGAAGAGGTGACTAACTGGATTGATGAGAGCTACTTGCTCCAGGCGATGGAGGAAATGGGTTTAGCTTACGATGAGGTGATCGCCACCGCCGAGGCCTACCAAATTACCGGTGAAGATGCCCTCACCGGAGAAGCTATTACTGACCCTAAACGGGCTGCTCAGTTTTGGGCTCAAGGAGAAGAGACGGTCAGAAGCTTTGCCTCTATTGCCAATATGGTCAAAGCCCTAGTTGAACTTCAGGCCGAGGGGCAGGCGGCTAACGTGATGTTTGTCCACGACTACAACAACGGCTGGAAACTGTTTGCTGAAAATTCCTACTTTGTCAGCAATGGCGATGAGGTCGCCGCCTTTCTCGTCGAGGCGGATGCTCAAGCCTATGCCGCCTCGACCGGGGGGCAAATGACGGCCTTTAGAGGCCTACAGGATCTCTATGCAGCGCGCCAGCCAATGCTGGTTGGGGCTCAGCGCTAG